AAATCCTTACGTCATACGGCGTTTCTATGTAAATTACCCTTTTATCACTGTCGATATTGAAATATTTACCGCCACCTAACGTAGCACCGTTCTGCCAGAAAGTTTGAATCCCTTCCTCTCTGCTTCCGCAGAAAATTGTGTTCGTGTAGATATTTTTACTTTTCGTGTTGGAAATCACTTCCTTGTAATTTATTTTTCCTTGGTCAAAAGCCTCATTTCCGGCAATATAGATTAGCTTCATACTTTTTTCATTGCCATCCCAGTTCAGATTGTTTGAGGCATCTCTGATTACCGCCCCACAGTATTCGCTGCCGCCATTGGTTCTCAGGGCAAATAATTTCTCTGAAACCAGATCAAGATCCTGAGTCAGCGGAGTCACCTGGTGGATGTAATTTTCATCACGGATACCGTCGTTTCCATACTCATAAAGAGCAATTTCTATTTGTGATGCCTGTCCGTTGTACTTCAATGTGGTTAAAGTATTTACAATATTCCAGAGCCTGGATTTAGCCTGATCGATGAGTCCGTCCATACTGTTGGAAGTGTCCAGCAGAAGCGCAACCTGAATTTTATTGCCTTTTGCTGTTAGTACTGTTGGTGTTAAGGAAGCGCTTTGAATCAATGCTGCTCTGTCTGCTGTAGTGCTGTTTGAACAGCGGCTGTCTGAAAAACTGCCGGAGCTTAAAAAAGCCGTGCATGCTGTCAATGCTAAGATTTTTAAAGTAGTCATAATACTATTTTTTTATTGGTTATCTGCTGTAATATTGAACCTGCATCTCTTTTGGATACTTCACCTCATAAGAGAAATTGATTTTGTCCGAGCTTCCGCTGCTGATGTTTCTGTTCCAAAGAATACTTCCTGTCTTCTCATCGAGACTTCCGTTTCCGATTTCTAATGCCTTAACCAGGATCTTAGAATTTTCACTGATGGGAAGCTGATCCAGGATTTCCAGTTCGATGCTTTCTTTTGTATTGTTCCTGATGCTGATCTGGTAAGATTCTGTATCCCATTTATTGCTGTTAAAGTTTTTCTGGGCAGTTTTATCTTCCAGTTTGATTCTTTTTACCGTAATTCTTTCATCTACGCCTAATGAGATTGGGAATTCATCTTTTACATAATTGCTGGTAATACTAGTTTTCCCGATATAATTATCTTCAAAATAGATATTGGCTTCTCCGGAGATCAGGTTAAGATTCTGCCAGTTTTTAATGAAAGCCATCATGAATACCTGATTGTTCAGTTTTGGAACCGTATGGTATTTATAAGTAGCATCAATCTGTTTTTTATCAAGAATCACATACTGTTCTTTTTCCTGGCTCAGAATGGTCTGGTTATAATTAAGCTCATAAATCACGTTCAATTGGCTGTCTGAAACGGTTGCTACCGGAATCTGGCTTGGTTTAGCAGCAACTTCAGCTCTTATCTGATAAGAGTTTACCTCTTTTGCAGCTGCTTTCAGTTGATAGCCTGCTGTTTCAGCCTGAGCATTATAAGCAGTATATTCCGCAACATACAAAGGAGAAAGAATGGGTCTGTCCTGGTTATAAGAAGGTCTGTAAGTAGAAACAAAGAGCTTTACATTTTTCCAGTCCTGTCCCGTTTTCTGGTAGATCTTTCCTTTATACACCATTTCGAGAGGTTTCTTTACCGATTCGGCTCGCAGATCGTAAGACGGGATCCAGCCTGCATCGGAAACAATATAGCTGACTCCTAAATTCAGATTGGTTTCATTCTCTGCGAGAATTTCCAGAAGAAGCTCTTTTCTGTTCGTGTTCTTATTGGTTTGCTCTTCTCCTGATTGTTTATTGATTTTGGCAATGCCTTCATCCAGAACCAATTTCTGCTCGTCTAAAACAAAAATCTGGTTATCAATTTCCAGCATCCTTTTTCTGTAAAATTCTGTCAGTTTCATCAGCTGTTCTTGTGGAGTAGATTTATCATTGGTGGAAACTTTTAAATTGTCGTTAATGATATTTTGTTCGCCAGTCAGGTTCTTGATCTGAATATTCAGTAAATTGGCCTGTCTCTGTAATTTCTTTCTTTCATCATCAGGCTTCTTTTCACTGTCTGATAACTCATCATCTTTTAGAAAATTATTTTGTGGCGTTATGGAAAGCAGAGTGGTATTCTTTTCAAGATTGATTTTATACGTATTCTCATCCAGGTTATTGGGAAGATTGATAATTCGTACCCTGTTTCTTCCTTTCTGAAGGCTCACATTGGTGCTTCCGAAAACTTTAGCACCCTGCAGGAATACGGTGGCCTGCTTTACCTCAATTTCTTTTTTGATTTCCTGTGCTTCCAAAAATGAAACAGAAAATGAAATGAGTAGTATTAAATAGTGTTTCATAGTATATTATTTTAAATTCCTGAAGTAAAATTACCTGGATTCAAGGCTGAAAATTGGGAAACTTGGTGAAACCATACTTTCACTTGGTAAGCTTAACCGCCAGTCTGCAAAAAGAAAAAACAGCCCTTTCGGACTGTCTCTTAAATCTGTTATTCTAAAGTATTTCGTATCTCGTTTTGATGCTGTATTTGATCTTGATATTCTCTATATTTTCAAAAGAAATGTCTGCAGAAGCATCTGCTGCTTCCAGTTGTATATTTCTCATGCCACTTTTATAGGCTATAGGCATTACAGTATCGCTTGTATAATCTTCAATTTCGATAATCTCCAGCGGGGCACCCGTTTTTTTGCCCATACTTTCCAGGAGATAGTCTGCCTTTTCCTTTGCTGCTTTTAAAGCATTTATTTTTACTGCTTTTCGGAAGTCTGCAATTTTAGTATTCTTTACTTCTGCAATATTCAGGTTGCTTACCCATTTTTGGTTCAGGTCTTCAAATACTTTGCTGATATTGGCTTTTGTGTTGGCTTTGAATGTATAGCTTTTTGTAAATTTTCCATTTTTAGCATAGATATTTTGGTACATAGATTTGAACTTGATGTCATCGTTCTTTATACCAGCATTCTTCAAAGTTTCAAACAATTTCTTCTCATTGTCCGCAAGCTCGTTCTTATTATCTGCTTTAATGCCGATGTTGAAGATGATCTCATCCGGTTCTACTTCCATTTCCGCAATACCAGTTACTTCAATGGCATTTTTCTTTACTTCCTGTGCATGTACAAAACTCCCCAGGCTAAAGATTCCGATCAATAAAAAATGTCTTAATTTCATAATTTCTTGTTTTAAATTCTGAAGTAAAATTACTGCGATAAGAAACCGGAAATCGGGAGACTTGGTGAATTGTGGTTTTCACTTGGTGGATTGCTCAAAACAGGGAATTTTTGAAATGAGGCTTTTAAAACTATTAGGATATTTTAATGGTAAAAATAAGGCAGTCTAATATTCTCATTTTTAATCTGGAAAACTGGGTGAAATGAGGCTTTGACTTGGTAAAGAATAGAATAGGATACATAAAGTTTTACTTACTTTGCATTAAAGATCCGAAATCCGTGAAATTAGTTTTTAAAATATTCTTCATATTCATTCTTGCTGCAGGAAATTTCTGTATAGCACAGGATTCTGCGCGGGTTACTAAAGCTTATAAATCTGCTGCAAGATTAAAAAAAGCAGTTGATAATAATGATAATAAAGGTGTTGCAGACACCTATGTAGGTATTGCCAATGATTATTTTGACCAAGGGAATTATGCTAAAAGTGAAGAGTTTTTGGTCAAAGCCAGAAACATTTACAAAAACCTCAATGATAAAAAGAATCTGGAAATCGTAACCCGGAAAATTGCCCAGTCACAGGAAAAACAGAATAAAATAACCCCGGCCATCAGCAATTACAGTATGGCTGCTGAAATGAGCTATACGGAAAAAAGCAGAGCGGTAAATGCTAATGATGTGGCGAGACTTTCTTCTCCAACAGTCGAACAGAAAGCAGAAGCAATACAGGATAATATTAATATAAGTTTAAAAGGAAAAGATAAAGGCGATCTTGCCGCAAGCTACAGCCAGATGGCCGATGTGAATATTCAACAGAAAGATATTCCCAGAGCAGAAGAAAACCTGAACAGTGCCTATGCTATTTCTAAAAAAGAAGCGCCTCAGCAGGCTTTAGAGATTAATCAGAAACTGACGAATTTCTACGTTGAGAACAGGAATTTTGAAAAAGCTATTGAAGCCAAAAAGAAAGTCCTGAAAGAAGATTTTGTAAAAGAAAATTCACAGGAAAAAGTCAACCAGATCCAGGAACTGGCCGATATTTATATTAAAAAAAATGATCCGGAAGAAGCTGTCGTACTATTAAAAAATGCTTACGGAATTGCCCTGGAAAAAGGACATACACTGGAAGCTCAGAAAAGTGTAAAAAGACTGGACAGCCTTTATAATAGGTCAGGAAATACCGATGCTTCTATGTTGCTGTACAGAGATTTTCTGGGGAAACTCCCTGATCTTGTTTCTAAGGACAGAAGTCTGGTTGATAATAAAGTACTGGAAGATACAGAACAGAGAATTTCTCAGCTGGAAAAAGAACGGGAGTTAAAAGACGCTTTGATCCGTAGGAAGAATGTATTTAATTACAGCCTGATTGGTGTTCTGATCCTTTTGACCGGGCTGATAATCTTTATTTTCAGAACACTGAAAAAAGTTCAGATCAAAAATAAAAAAATTGCCCTGCAGTCGCTGAGAAGAGAAATGAATCCGCACTTTATCTTTAACAGTTTAAACAGTGTCAATCATTTTATAGCAACTAATAATGAGCTGGAAGCGAATCAGTATCTAACAAAATTCTCAAAGCTGATGCGGGGTGTCATGGAAAATTCAACTGAAGATTTTATTCCATTCCAACAGGAGCTGGATTTACTCCAGAATTATCTTGCTTTAGAAAAGACCCGTTTTGCTGATAAATTCGATTATAAAGTTGAGGTGGATGAAAGGCTGAATATGCAGAGCCTGAAAGTTCCCGGAATGCTTGTTCAGCCCTTCCTGGAAAATGCAGTCTGGCACGGACTCCGTTACAGAAGTGAAAAAGGATTTTTGAAACTGAATTTTGAAAAAGAAGCCCAGCATTTAAAGATCACCATTGAAGACAACGGAATAGGCATTGAAGAAAGCAAAAAACAGAAGACCCAGCATCAAAAGACCCGGGAAGGCCGTGGCATGAAAAATACACTGGAAAGGATTAAACTGCTGAATGATCTTTACAAAAAAGACATCACCAGTTCTATAAAAGATAAGGAAAACGGCAGTGGAGTTTTAGTGACCATAAAAATAAACCTGTCATAAATAGATAGAAAATGAAGAAACGTTTATTCATATCGGTATTCATATTTTCATTAATTGGAATACTACACGGACAGGAAATTAACAGTCTCCGTTTTGAAAATATAATAAAAAGCCTGAAGCTTGATAAAACCAAAATCAAAGAAGAATTCTGCGCAGAAAAGAAAATGCCGAATGCCGAAGATTCTTATATTGCTGTACTGCCAATCCTGCAGGGCAAGGAAGAAGAGGATTTTTTTGTGGTCCGGAATTATATTGTCATTACCGACGAAAATGGTGTGATCAAAAACCAATATTTTGATCCTGTGGAAATCACTTCCGATGCTGTGATGCTGAGAAGTGTAAGCATAGACACAGGTCTATATAATATCAGCAGTGATACCCGGGCTTTTGGTATCAACATAAGTGTTGCCAACGGCAGCCAGCCCAATCCATATTCTTCAGAAACGGTCTCTTTGTATTATCCAACAGGAAAAACGCTTAAAAAGGTTTTAAATATGTTTGAATTAAATACTCATGGCGGTGAATGGGATACCCGGTGTACAGGTGAATTCCGAGATGATCATTCCGTGATTATAATGGATAAAACAAAAACCAGCAATTTCACAGACCTGAAAATAAAAACCATATCTGAAGAAACAGAAAGCAAAGAAGTAAACGGAGATTGTAAAGAAAATAAAACTTCAAAAACCTCCTATAGGATTTTAAAATTTAAAAACGGAAAATACCAGTAAAACCGGGCTCGATCTAACCTATTACCTAATCCCAATCTCATGAAAATAAAATCTGTAATCGTAGACGATGAGCTTATTGCTAGAGAAGTTCTCAGAAATTACATCACCAAATACTGTCCTCAGGTAGAAATAGTGGGCGAAGCAGAAAATATCAAAGAAGCTGTTCCTTTGATCGCTGAAAAGCAGCCGCAACTTGTTTTCCTGGATGTGGAAATGCCTTTCGGAAATGCCTTTGATGTATTGGAGGCGACCAAAGAATTTTCCTATGAAACAATCTTTATCACGGCTTTTTCTCAATATTCACTGCAGGCGCTTAATAAATCAGCAAGTTATTATATTTTAAAACCCATTGATATCCAGGAGCTTATTCTGGCGGTCAATAAAGTAGCAGAAAGCCTGGAAAAGAAAGAAGAACTCAACCGTAATAAAATTCTCCTCGAAAATTTAAAGTTAAAATCTGAAAAACAACAGCTTATCCTGCCTACACTACAGGGATTTGACGTGGTAAAAACTGAAGATATCCTAAGATTGCAGGCAGACGGAAATTTTACACAGGTTTATCTTACAGACGGTTCAAAAAAGATGGTGTGCCGTTTTCTGAAGCATTTTGATGACCTGCTGGAAAATCCTTTTGTACGGGTTCACCGTTCCCATATCATCAATTCAGGGTTTGTAAAATCTTACCATAAAAGCGGAACCATTATGCTTTCCGATGATACGGAAATTGAGGTTTCAGGTAGTTTTAAAGATAATTTCCTGAAAGTCTTTTCTTAGAATTTATTGTTCATTAATAACTAAAAGGCACCATTTTTGAAGTTTTCAGGGCAATCACAAAATATTTACTTATGAAAACTCTTCAGAAAATTGCTATCCCCGTCACATTAGGTGTTTTAGGTTTTATGATATTTAATTCCTGCTCAACGGGAATTCCGAAAGGAGCAGTAGCCGTCAACAATTTTGATGTTAAAAAATACCTTGGAAGATGGTATGAAATTGCCCGTTTCGATTATAGATTCGAGAAAAATATGGACAATGTCACTGCCGAATATTCTGAAAACCCTGATGGTACCATTCGGGTAGATAATAAAGGCTATGATTATATAAAAAAAGAGCACAAAGAATCTATTGGAGAAGCCAGATTTGTAAAAGACAAAACAGAAGCCCGTCTCAAAGTTTCATTTTTCAAACCAATCTGGGCCGGCTACAATGTTATTGATATCGATGAAGACTATCAGTATGCGTTGGTTGCAGGAAGCAGCTTAAAATATTTATGGATTCTATCAAGAACGCCATCTATTCCGGATAGTATTAAGCAGCGATTCATTGAAAAAGCAAAAAAAATAGGTTATAATACAGATGAATTGATCTGGGTGAAACATAATTAGAGTTGACGGTCAAGAGCCAATAATCAAGATTTTAGATGTAAGATATCAGATATCAGGCAATTATTACTGGTGGCTTCGGAAGCTTCAGCCACCGGATATTGCCCATTAGTGCATATTTCCATGTCAGGTTTTTGACTATAATATGATTCTTAGCTACTGCCAACAAGCAATTTTTCTTTCACACATATACTTAAACCCCTCCAGATTTCCGATACTTAAACTCTGGCAAACTCCTTCCATTCCTCAAAACGCTGATCAATTAGCAGTTTTATCAGGTCATAGTTTTCATAGGTATCTTCTACATGGTAGAAAGATTCGTATTCAAAATCATTTTCTTCTGCTTTCCTGTCGAAAGTTTCAGAATAATCATCTGCAAACGATTTGAATTTTTTTCCAAATGCAGTATCATCGTTGTAATAAGCCTGTGCAAAGCCGTTACTGAGATCATTAAGATCATGCTCACTGAACTTTTCATCACACACTTCTATTAGGAATTCACCTCCTGTCATCTCGCGTCTTTTCACCCTTTGGATTTCATCTGTAGAATCTTCCATTAATTCATCCGAAATCAGATCATTGTTGATACACCATGCCAGAAACATTCCGATATGGGTTGCTGCATTTTCATCAGGTAAATTTTCCGGATATTCTCCGCCATAGTGCCAGGAAGCATCATCATATTTTGCCATCGCCTAATAATTATAGTTTTAAACAGTATCAGCCAAAGATAGAAAAAATCATTTTATGTTGTCGCAGCCGCAGATTTTCCCGTCATTTGCAGGAGATTTTCTTTTAAGAATTTATATATGGAAAAAGCTGTTCTGATTACTATCGGTGATGAAATCCTTTCCGGAAACACCGTTGATACCAATTCTAATTTTATTGCCACAGAACTTAAGAATATAGGCATACAGGTTACCCAGATTTTCACCATTTCAGACGAAATTGATACCATTAAAAATACCTTAAAAGCTGCTTTTGAGCTTGGAGACCTCATCATAACAACAGGCGGATTGGGTCCGACAAGGGATGATAAAACCAAAAAAGCACTGGCAGAATACTTCAATGATGAAATTGCATTGGATGAGGTGACTTTTAATCATCTTAAAAATTATATGGAGAAAAGGGGAAGGGCTGATATTCTTGAAAGAAATAGAGAACAGGCCTTTGTTCCTACAAAATCTGTTGTTTTTCAGAATCATTTCGGAACCGCGCCATGCATGATGATGGAGCAGGACGGAAAATTGAGTTTCAGTCTTCCCGGCGTTCCCTACGAAGTAAAACCGCTCATCAGAGACCAGATTGTTCCTTATCTAAAAGAAAAATTCAATCTGTATTATATCTATACCAGAATTGTTTCTGTGGTGGGAATTCCTGAAAGTATTCTTGCAGATATGATTGAAGACTGGGAGTTGGCGCTTCCGGAAAACCTGGCGCTTTCTTATCTTCCGGTGGGAACACGGGTTAAATTGAGATTAACGGCTTCAGGAGATAATGAAGCTGCCCTGAAGCTGCAGGCAGAAGAAGAGATCCAGAAACTCCTTCCTATAGTAGGTGATCACGTTATTGCTGTTTCAGAAGACAAAATAGAAAAGATCTTATCAGAGATCCTTACGGAAAGAAACCTGACGATTTCAACAGCAGAAAGCTGTACTGGAGGAGAGCTTGCAAAAATGATCACATCCACTGCCGGAAGCTCAAAATATTTTATAGGAGGTATTGTACCTTATGCCACAGAAAAGAAAATAGAGATTTTAAAGATTTCAAAAGAAACGGTAGACGAGTTTACTGTAGTAAGTGAGCAGGTGGCAAGTGAAATGGCAGAAGGCTGTCAGAAATTATTTGGTACAGACATTTCGCTCTCTACAACAGGTGTTGCTGGGCCGGGAAGAGGAGAGGATGGCCATGATGTAGGAACTGTTTTCTATAGCATTCGCATCAAGGACCAGGCGGTGACTTCAAAACTATACCTGCCACATCTGGACAGACTGGATTTCATGAATTTTGTTTCCCAGAAAATAATTCAGGATCTGATAGGACTTCTTATAAACAATTAATTACCAGCTTGTTTTTTTAATTTTATTTTAATTAAAATTGGTGTTGTTTTTCACACTTTTTGAGATCATCCTATAAATTTCATAAAGTGGAAAGTTCAAAACAGATTTTTCAAACCAACAATAAAAAACGCTGGAGAAGCGTACAGTGGGGAAGCCGTATTTTCATTTTCGTTGCCGTATTGCTGATCCTGGCTTTAGGGCTGATGATGAAAATGGAAAAAAGCCCAAAAATTCCTTTCAAAGAAGACTATAAAGCAGTAATTACCGCTAACAAACCTTATCTTCAGGAGAATAAAATATCTAAAGAATATAAAGGCTTCAGGAGTTTTATTTCTGAAAAAACAATGCACACCAGTCTTGCTAAAATTCAGCAGGCAAGAGCAGAAAGACTCAAAAATCAAAACAAAAACTGGTCCCAGTTTCCCGGCGGAATCCGCTCCGCATTCTATGTAGCCTGGGATCCGCAATCCCTGATGTCTCTGAAAAGAAATATCAGACACATCAACCTTGTTTTTCCGGAATGGTTTTTCCTCGATCCCAAAACAGGAGATCTGAAGACCAATATAGATCCGGAAGGTTATAAAATAATCAAAAGAACAGGAGTGGCTGCCATGCCGATTTTAAGTAATAATTCCGACCGGGAGTTCCGTTCTGAAGGACTGGGGAAAGTCCTCAAAGATCCTCAGAAAAGAACGAAACTTATTCAAAAACTGACACAGCAATGCAAGAAATTTCATTTTAAAGGAATCAATATTGACTTTGAAGATATGAACCTGGATTCTGATGAATATCTTATTGCCTTTATGAAGGAGCTTTCGGAAACTTTCAAACAGAACAAACTGCTGGTTACCATGGATATCATGACAGATAATGATGACTATAATATCCAGAAACTGAATCCCTATGTAAATTACTTCATCCTGATGGCTTATGATGAATATGCTGCAGACAGTGATGCGGGACCCGTTTCTTCACAAAAATGGATCGAAGCACAAACTGAAAAAATTCTTCAGAAAACCACTCCTGAAAAAATCATTCTCGGACTGGGGGCGTACGGCTACGACTGGAGCACAAATAAAGATGACAATAGTTCTGTTACCTATATGCAAGCCATTACAAAAGCCAGTGCAAGTAAGGCCGTGATTAATTTCGATGATAATACATTCAATTTAAATTATTCCTACACTGACTCTAAAAAAAATACCCATACGGTATTTTTCAACGATGCGGCATCCATTTTCAATACCATGCGTTTTTCCTCTGAATATCCGCTGGCAGGAACTGCCGTTTGGAGGCTGGGAAGTGAAGACAGCAGAATCTGGAATTTCTATGATAAAGACCTGACCTCTGCCGGTATGTCTAAGCTTAACTTAAAAATACTAGAAAATGTAAAAGGCCAGACCATGGTAGATTATATTGGAGACGGAGAGGTTTTGGATGTGTTAAATACCCCGCATGACGGAAAGATTGCATTGGAAATAGATTCTAAAGAAAAAATAATTACGGACGAAAATTATATCACGTATCCAAGTTCTTATGAAGTGAAAAAATACGGTGAGGCTCCTCAAAAAAATCTGGTTCTGACTTTTGATGATGGTCCGGACGAAACGTACACACCACAGATTTTAGATGTTCTGTCAAAATACCATGTCCCTGCTGCCTTTTTCCTTGTCGGACTCAATGCTGAAAGAAATCTTCCGCTGGTTAAAAGAATTTACCGGGAAGGCCATGAAATCGGGAATCATACTTTCACCCATGAAAATGTAGCTAAAGTAAGCCCGGAAAGAGCATTGCTGGAAATGAAGCTGACAAGGCTTCTCATAGAATGCGTTACAGGGCATAGTACCATTCTGTTCAGAGCACCTTATAACGCAGACTCTGAACCTACCACTTCTGAGGAGATCATTCCCGTAGCATTGGCAAGACAGCAGAATTATCTGGACATAGGAGAAAGTATAGATCCTGAAGACTGGCAGCCCGGAATAAAAGCAGATGAAATCATAAAACGCGTCATGGCAGGAATCAAACAGGAGCGTGGAAATATCATACTTCTGCATGATGCAGGCGGAGATACCAGAGAAGAAACTGTAAAAGCTCTTAAAATCCTGATACCAACACTGCAGAAACAAGGCTATCATTTCACGAATCTTGCCAGTATTCTGCATAAAAGCAAAAACGTGCTGATGCCGGAAGTGCCTAAAACAAGATCCTATTATATTATGCAGCTCAATCTGGTTCTGGCAACCGTAGTTTATGGAATAAGTCATTTTTTAGTCGCACTTTTCTCCATATTTATTGGGCTGGGCCTCATAAGACTGCTGTTTATGATGTATTGGGCTTTTAAAGAAAGAAAAAAAGAAAAAACATTAGGGAATTTCCCTGTTTTGGAATCTTATCCCAAAGTATCCATCATTGTTCCTGCTTATAACGAAGAAGTGAATATTATTTCTTCCCTGAGTAATTTATTGAAACAAACCTATCCGAATTTTGATATCATCATGGTGGATGATGGAAGTAAGGATTCAACCTTTGAAAAAGCAAAAGAAGAATTTCCAAACCATCCGAAGCTGAAAATCTTCACGAAATCAAACGGTGGAAAAGCAACAGCCCTGAACTTTGGGATATCCCAAACCGATGCAGAATATGTAGTCTGTATTGACGCAGATACCCAGCTTCAGCATGATGCCGTAAAATATCTTATCGCAAGGTTTTTAAATGCAGATCCCGAAGAAAAAATAGCAGCAGTGGCAGGCAATGTAAAAGTAGGAAACACTGTAAACTGGATCACCAGATGGCAGTCTATAGAATATACCACCAGTCAGAATTTCGACAGGTTAGCGTATGCCCATATCAATGCGATCACTGTGATTCCGGGTGCGATTGGGGCATTTAAAAAATCAGTGATCATCGAAGAAGGAGGATATTCCACCGATACATTGGCAGAAGACTGTGATATTACAGTAAAGATTTTAAAAGCAGGATACACCGTTGCCAATGAAAACAGGGCAGTTGCTGTGACCGAAGCTCCGGAAAGTATAAAACAGTTTTTAAAACAACGATTCCGCTGGACGTATGGAATTATGCAGATGTTCTGGAAACAGCACCAGACATTCCTCAATCCAAAATATAAAGGACTTGGACTTTGGGCAATGCCGAATATCTTACTTTTTCAATACATTATTCCATTCTTTTCACCTTTGGCAGATCTCATCATGTTCTTTGGAATTTTATCAGGAAATGGCGGAAAAATATTTACTTATTATCTGATCTTTCTTTTAGTAGATGCATCTCTCGCTCTTGCAGCTTTTATTATGCAGCGGGAGAAATTAACGAATCTGCTTTATGTAATTCCACAGCGGTTCGGGTACAGATGGCTTATGTATATCGTACTTTTCAGAAGCCTAAGAAAGGCCCTGAAAGGGGAAATGCAGTCCTGGGGATTTTTAAAAAGAACCGGTAATGTAAAAGAAATAGCGACGTCTTAATTTTTGTTTAAATTTGTTTACAGAAAAAGTAACAAATTGTTAAAACAATAGACATATACAATAAATTTGCTATCATAATGAAAAAACTAACGCTTTCTTTGTTTTTACTTGCAGGTGTTTGCTCACTGAATACCGTGAACGGACAGGCTAAAGCTGTAAAAACAGCAGTTAACAGCACAGACAAAGGCCTAGACCTTAGCCTGATGGACACTTCTGTACGTCCTCAGGATGATTTTTATAACTACGTAAGCGGAACCTGGATGAAAACAGCCAAGATCCCTTCCGATAAGCCGACTTGGGGAAGTTTCAACAAACTGGCTGAAGATACAGACAACAACTCAATGACTATCCTGAACTCCCTTCTGAAAGATAAATTTGCAGACGGAAGCGAAGGTAAAAAGATCCAGGATCTGTACGCTACATACATGAATATGCAGAAGAGAAATGCAGACGGGATCAAGCCAATCCAGGAGAACATTAATAAAATTGATGCCATTAAAAATCTGGCAGATCTTCAGAATTATCTGATCTCTGTAACAAAAGACGGAGAAAATACTTTGTACGGATGGGGTGTTGATGCAGATCTTAAAGATTCTAAAATGAATGCCGTGTACTTAGGGAATGCTTCTCTGGGATTAGGAAGAGATTACTATCAGAAAGTAAACGAAAAAAATACGGAAGCTCTTGCTGAGTATCAGAAGTATGTAGCTTCTATGCTTAAAGAATTAGGATATAAAAATGCTGATGCCGCTGCAAAAGGAATTGTAGATTACGAAAAAAGCATCGCAAAGACTTACCTTACCAACGAGCAGAGCCGTGATAATACCCTTCAGTACAACCCTAAAACAATGGCTGAGCTTTCAACATTGGTAAAAGGTGTTGATATTCCTGCCTACCTTAAAAAAGTTGGAGTAACTACAGATAAAGTAATCATCGGAGAAATTGGATATTACAAAGAATTCGATAAATTGGTGTCTGCT
The Chryseobacterium sp. W4I1 DNA segment above includes these coding regions:
- a CDS encoding lipocalin family protein, with translation MKTLQKIAIPVTLGVLGFMIFNSCSTGIPKGAVAVNNFDVKKYLGRWYEIARFDYRFEKNMDNVTAEYSENPDGTIRVDNKGYDYIKKEHKESIGEARFVKDKTEARLKVSFFKPIWAGYNVIDIDEDYQYALVAGSSLKYLWILSRTPSIPDSIKQRFIEKAKKIGYNTDELIWVKHN
- a CDS encoding CinA family nicotinamide mononucleotide deamidase-related protein yields the protein MEKAVLITIGDEILSGNTVDTNSNFIATELKNIGIQVTQIFTISDEIDTIKNTLKAAFELGDLIITTGGLGPTRDDKTKKALAEYFNDEIALDEVTFNHLKNYMEKRGRADILERNREQAFVPTKSVVFQNHFGTAPCMMMEQDGKLSFSLPGVPYEVKPLIRDQIVPYLKEKFNLYYIYTRIVSVVGIPESILADMIEDWELALPENLALSYLPVGTRVKLRLTASGDNEAALKLQAEEEIQKLLPIVGDHVIAVSEDKIEKILSEILTERNLTISTAESCTGGELAKMITSTAGSSKYFIGGIVPYATEKKIEILKISKETVDEFTVVSEQVASEMAEGCQKLFGTDISLSTTGVAGPGRGEDGHDVGTVFYSIRIKDQAVTSKLYLPHLDRLDFMNFVSQKIIQDLIGLLINN
- a CDS encoding polysaccharide deacetylase family protein, translated to MESSKQIFQTNNKKRWRSVQWGSRIFIFVAVLLILALGLMMKMEKSPKIPFKEDYKAVITANKPYLQENKISKEYKGFRSFISEKTMHTSLAKIQQARAERLKNQNKNWSQFPGGIRSAFYVAWDPQSLMSLKRNIRHINLVFPEWFFLDPKTGDLKTNIDPEGYKIIKRTGVAAMPILSNNSDREFRSEGLGKVLKDPQKRTKLIQKLTQQCKKFHFKGINIDFEDMNLDSDEYLIAFMKELSETFKQNKLLVTMDIMTDNDDYNIQKLNPYVNYFILMAYDEYAADSDAGPVSSQKWIEAQTEKILQKTTPEKIILGLGAYGYDWSTNKDDNSSVTYMQAITKASASKAVINFDDNTFNLNYSYTDSKKNTHTVFFNDAASIFNTMRFSSEYPLAGTAVWRLGSEDSRIWNFYDKDLTSAGMSKLNLKILENVKGQTMVDYIGDGEVLDVLNTPHDGKIALEIDSKEKIITDENYITYPSSYEVKKYGEAPQKNLVLTFDDGPDETYTPQILDVLSKYHVPAAFFLVGLNAERNLPLVKRIYREGHEIGNHTFTHENVAKVSPERALLEMKLTRLLIECVTGHSTILFRAPYNADSEPTTSEEIIPVALARQQNYLDIGESIDPEDWQPGIKADEIIKRVMAGIKQERGNIILLHDAGGDTREETVKALKILIPTLQKQGYHFTNLASILHKSKNVLMPEVPKTRSYYIMQLNLVLATVVYGISHFLVALFSIFIGLGLIRLLFMMYWAFKERKKEKTLGNFPVLESYPKVSIIVPAYNEEVNIISSLSNLLKQTYPNFDIIMVDDGSKDSTFEKAKEEFPNHPKLKIFTKSNGGKATALNFGISQTDAEYVVCIDADTQLQHDAVKYLIARFLNADPEEKIAAVAGNVKVGNTVNWITRWQSIEYTTSQNFDRLAYAHINAITVIPGAIGAFKKSVIIEEGGYSTDTLAEDCDITVKILKAGYTVANENRAVAVTEAPESIKQFLKQRFRWTYGIMQMFWKQHQTFLNPKYKGLGLWAMPNILLFQYIIPFFSPLADLIMFFGILSGNGGKIFTYYLIFLLVDASLALAAFIMQREKLTNLLYVIPQRFGYRWLMYIVLFRSLRKALKGEMQSWGFLKRTGNVKEIATS